The Flexivirga aerilata sequence GTGGTCGTTGAACGTTTCGGGGCGGGCTAGGCCGACGCACGCGAATCTGCCTGCGGGGCGCAGGATTTCGTGCACCTGCAGCAGCGCCGTGCGGAGGTCGAGGTGGTGCAGGACTGCGATCATCGTCACGAGGTCGGCGCTTTCGGCCGGCATGTCGTCAAGTTGCGTCGCGTCGACCGTGACGTTGGGCAGACCCGCGCACCGTGCCGCGCTGACCCGGCGCATCTCGGCGTCGGCGTCGGTCCCGTGCACGCGCTCGAAGCGCTCGGCGAGCACGGCGAGGAGTTCACCGCGGCCGCACCCGACGTCCAGCGCATCCGCACGGTGATCAGGCAACTGTGTGGTGATCCAGGTGTGGAAAACGTCGTTGTGGCTCCACGGGTGCCGATCATTCATTCGGCGCAGTGCGTTCGCCGCCCACGCGCCGTGGCGCGAACCAGATATCGCTCGAATCACCATGATCTGTAGGCGATTTCAGCGCAATGCCTCGGCCAGCCCGACGAGAATGCCCTCGGGTCCACGGACGTAACAGAGCCGGTAGACGTCCTCGAATTGGACGACCTCGGTGCTGACCAGCTCTGCGCCATACGGCTCGATGCGGGCGAGCGCGGCGTCCAGGTCGTCGAGCTCGAACATCACCCGCAGGTAGCCCAGCGCGTTGACCGGCGCCCGCCGGTGGTCGGCGACGACGGCCGGCTCGATGAAGCGCGACAGCTCCAGACGGCTGTGCCCGTCCGGCGTGACCATCATCGCGATCTCGACCTGCTGATCGCCCAATCCCGTTACCCTGCCTGCCCATTCGCCCTCGACCATCATCCGGCCCTCGAGCTCGAGCCCGAGCGCGCGGAAGAACTCGACGGTTGCGGTGAGATCCTCGACGACGATGCCGACGTTGTTCATGCGCACTGTCATGCCTGCAGCGTATGGCGGCCCGCGCCGACGACCGGCCCGAGGCGCGCAGCTCGGCGGCGAGGGTCGCTGCGTCATACGCCCCGATGTGGCGGCGGTCGCCGACGAAGAACGTCGGGGTGCCGTGCGCACCGCTCGCGTCGGCGCTGCGAGCGTCCTCCAGCACCCGGAGCTCGACCTCGGGCGACTGCAGGTCGGCGAGGAACTGCTCGACGTCGAGATCGAGTTCGGCGGCGTAGCCGATCAGGTCGTCGGTCGTCAGCTCGTCCTGGTGGGCGAAGAGCAGATCGTGCATCGGCCAGAACTTCCCCTGCAGCGACGCGGCCTCCGCTGCGTGTGCGGCCAGCTCGGCGTGCGGGTGCGGCTCGACGAGCGGCAGGTGCCGGAAGACGTAGCGCAGCTCACCCGCAAACTCCTCGCGCAGGTCGCGGAGCATGCCCGTGGCGCGGCCGCAGAAGGGGCACTCGAAATCGCCATACTCCACCAATGTGTATGGCGCGTCGACGTTTCCGCGGATGTGGTCCCGCTCGGGGTCGACCGGTCTGTCCAGTCTCACCGGCAGGGTCGCGTAGTGGTGCCCGAGCACCCGGCTGGAGACCAGGAAGATCAGGCCGCCGACGAGCGCGGCGAAGACGGCGGACAGCAGCACGCCGACCGTGGCGTCGCGGCGCAACTCCTCGGAGTCGAACGCGAGCCCGATGATCAGCAGGGACACCGTGAAGCCCATGCCGGACATCGCGGCACCACCGAGCACCTGCGACGGGCTGACGCCCTCCGGCAGCCGGCCCCAGTGCAGCCGCACCGCACCGATCGCGCCGAAGCCGACACCGACGAGCTTGCCGATGACCAGACCGGCGACGACGCCCCAGGTGACCGGGGAGCGCAGCGCGTCCTGCAGCACCCCACCCCGCAGGTCGACGCCCGCGTTGGCCAGCGCGAAGACCGGGACGATCAGGTAGCTCGTCCACGGGTGCATGCGCACCTGCATCCGCTCGTTGACCGACACCGCGCGCCGCAGCGTGGTCGTCGCGGCATGGCCGACATCGGGCATCGGCGACTGCCGGAACGCCCGGAACTGCTGCACGGCCCGGTCGACGTCGCTGCGGCGCGGGCCGAACGCCGGGACGAGCAGGCCGGCGACCATCCCGGCGATCGACGGGTGCAGGCCGGACCGGACGGTCGCGAGCCACAGCAGGGGGATCGCCACGGCATACGGCCAGGTCTGCCAGACGCCGAGCCGGTCGAGCACGAGCAGCGCCACGACGCACGCCAGTGCGCCGAAAAGGCCTGGTAGGTAGTTGTTCTCGGAGTAGACGACACCGATGATGCTGACCGCGACGATGTCGTCGAAGACGGTCAGGGTCAGCAGGAAGAGCCGCAACTGGCCGGGGCACCTGGGCCCGAGCAGGGCGACCGCACCCAGCATGAACGCGGTGTCGGTGCCGATCACCGTGCCCCATCCGGCGGCGGCGTCACCCGAGGAGTTGATCGCCCGGTAGATCGCGGCCGGCACGAGGATGCCGCAGAGCGCGGCAGTGAGGGGCACCACGATCCGTCGCCGGTCGGTGAGCTCGCCCATCGACAACTCGCGGCGCACCTCCAGGCCGACGACGAGGAAGAACAGCACCATCAGGCCGTCGTTGACCCAGAAATGCAGGTCGTGCTCCATGCCGGCCGACCCGATGCGCACGCCGGGCGGTGGTCTCCCAGAGCGACTCGTAACTGTGCGACCACGGCGAATTCGCCCAGGCCACGGCGATCACCGCGGCCGCGAGCAGGAATCCGGCGCTGCCCGCCTCGGTCGACAGGTAGTGGCGGGCGGCGCGCGGGATCTGGGCCAGCCCGCTGCCCGGTGATCGTTCGGAGGTGGTGCCGAGATCGGTCCGCGCCATGCCGGGAGTCTAGGTGGACGACCGGCCGGGGGAGTCGCCCTCGCCTCACCGGCGCAGGTGTGCTGTGGTGTGCGTATGACGAACGACACCTTCCCCCTGGCCGGCCACGACGTGCACCGCATGGGTTACGGCGCGATGCAGCTGCCCGGGCCGGGAGTCATGGGACCGCCGCGCGACCGGGACGCCGCGCTCGCGGTGCTGCGGCGCGCCGTCGAACTCGGCGTCAACCACATCGACACCGCCCAGTTCTACGGCCCGGACGTCGCCAACGAGCTGATCCGCGAGGCGCTGCACCCCTACCCCGACGACCTGGTGCTGGTCTCCAAGGTCGGCGCCCGCCGCGACGACGTCGGTGCCTGGCTGCCCGCGCAGCGGCCGGAGCAACTGCAGGACGACGTGCGGCACAACCTGCGCGAGCTCGGCGTCGAGCGCCTCCCGGTGGTCAACCTGCGGGTGATGCCGCGCGAGGAGATCGCCGCGGAGGACTACGTGCCGCTCGACGAACAGCTCGCGGCCATGCGGGAACTCGTCGACCAGGGTCTGCTGGAGGCGTTCGGCGTCAGCAACGTGCCGCCGGAGCAGGCACGCGTCGCGATCGACGCCGGCGCCGTCTGCGTGCAGAACGCCTACAACCTGCTCTTCCGCGACGACGAGGCCACCCTGCAGCTGTGTGCCGAGCGGAAGGTCGCCTACGTGCCGTTCTTCCCGCTCGGCTCGGCCTTCCCCAACATGCCGAAGGTCACCGAGGACCCGACCGTGCAGGCGGTCGCGGCCCGGCTCGGCGTCACGCCGTCGCAGGTCGGCCTCGCCTGGCTGCTGCAGCAGGCCGACAACGTGCTGCTGATCCCCGGCACCTCGTCGGTCGCGCACCTGGAGGAGAACATCGCCGCCGCCCAGGTGCGGCTGACCGACGCCGACATCGCCGAGCTGGAAGGGCCGCTCGCGGACTAGCCGCCCGCGGGACCGGCTCGGCCCCCTGCAACCAGTTACAGCCAGGGGCCGAGCTGCGGCAGCGCTGCGTCACCGGCGACGCGCAGCCCCGATGTGCCGCGGCCGGCGAGGTATGCCGCAACCGCCGCCACGCCACCGCTCACCTCGGCCGCGGTCTGCCCCTCCGCGACCGGTGCGGTGACGACCGCGCCATCGTCGACCGACAGCGCCACCCGCGACGCCCCGTCCGGTGCCTTGGCGGTGCGTTGTGCCGCGATGTCCGCGATCAGCGAAGCCAGGAAATCCGTTGGCAGCGAGGAAAATTCGTCTTCCGGTGCGAGGTCGACGGCGTGGATGAAGACCTCCCGGCAGCGCATCCACGGCACCTCCGATGCCGGCACCTCGCGGCCCTGCGCGGTGCGCACGGGCGCCTGCCAGTCGGCGTCGGGCAGCTCGCGGAGCCGGCCGAGGAGCACCGCGCCACGCTCGATCGTCAACGATCGCAACGCGGTTGGCGACTCTTGCGCGAGTCGCTCGATGTCGGCGTTGCGCTGGCCGGGCGAGGAATACATCGGCGTCTCGACTCCGGTCAGGGCCCACGACGCAAGGTTGCCGAGTGCGTCGGCGTTGGCCGCGACGTGCGCGACGACATGTGCGTTGGTCCAGCCGGGCAGGCGGCTCGGAGCGGCGAAGTCGGCGTCGGACAGGCCGTCCACGGCGCGCTCGAAGAGCTGCTGGCCGGTCCTCGCCCAGGGCAGTGTGGTGGCGACGGGCTCCGTCATACGGCTGCCTGTGCTGCGCGGCAGGTCGACGACCCGAGCCCGGTGATCGTGGTGGTGAGCACGTCCCCATTGTGCAGGTAGCGGGCCGGCTTTCGGGCGTGGCCGACCCCGCCCGGAGTGCCTGTCGCGATGACGTCGCCGGGCTGCAGGGTGATCATCGTCGAGACATATTCGACGAGCCGGACCGGGTCGAAGACGAGGTCGGCGGTGTCGGCCTTCTGCACGACCTCGCCGTTGACCTCCCCGACCAGCGCGAGTGCCGGACGGGTGCCGCCGGGCAGTTCGTCCGGGGTGACGAGGTAGGGGCCGAGCGGTGTCGTCTCCTCCCACGTCTTGCCCTGGAGCCACATGGGCGAGCGATACTGCCAGTCACGCATCGTCACGTCGTTCAGCACCGCAAACCCGGCGATCGCGTCCGACGCCTGCTGCGTCGTTGCCCGGCGGACCCGATCGCCGATGACGACCGCCAGCTCGGCCTCCCAGTCGACCGCGTCGGACTCGGGCGGCAGCACGATCGCGTCCTCGGCGCCGATGAGACTCTCGGCATACTTGGCGAAAAGGGTTGGAAACTCGGGGAGTTCGCGACTCATCTCGAGGATGTGATTGCGATAGTTGAGGCCGACGCAGACGATCTTGCCCGGTCGGGTGACGACGGGCGCATAGTCCACCGCGTCCGCTGCGTATGACGTGGCAGCCGCTGCCGCACGGTCCCGCCAGCCCGGCCGAGCCAGCAGCTCGTCCAGCGTGTCGCAGCCCAGGTCGACCAGCCGGTCGTCGTCGACGCGCACGGCCCGGGTGGCGTGCTCGGCGGTGCGGACGGTTGCCAGTTTCATCGGTCATCCTCTGTCTCGGAACGGAATTGGTGCATTGCCAGGTGGATCGGCGCATCGCTGAAGCGGAACAGGTCGAGCGCGCCGGAGTCGGAGTCGTCGGTCGATGCCTCGGACACGACAGACAGCGGCTGCCACGACGGCACGACGAAGAGGTCGCCCCGGCTCACCGACCACTCCTCGTCACCCACCCGGACGCGGCCGGACCCGTCGAAGACCTGCCACACCGATGAGCCGGTCTCGCGGCGCGGCGCGGTCTGCGCTCCCCGTCGCACCCGGTGCATCTCGGCACGGATGGTCGGCAGCACATCGCCACCGGTCTGCGGGTGCAGGAAGCGCACGGCCGCGTGGCCGGGCTCGATCGTGTGGGTCTCGCCCTGTGCCTCGAGCTCGAGCTGCGCGGTGAGCGCGGCGTCGGTGTGCTCCCAGCGGTAGGCGAGCAGCGGTGTCGTGCCGACGGAGGCGTCCGCAGCGGCGACCGGAGCGAGCCCCGGGTGGGCCCAAAGGCGTTCGGACTTGGAGGTTTCCGGCGCCGACCGGTCCTCGATGCGGTCACGCCCGAAGTCGAAGAAGGTCGTCTCGGCGTAGTGCGCATAGGGGATGTCGAGACCGTCGATCCAGGCCATCGGGGCATCGCCCGGGTTGAAGTGCGCGTGGAAGTTCCAGCCGGCCTGTGGCAGGAAGTCGCCGCGCCGCATGGCCACCGGGTCGTCGCCCACGACCGTCCAGACGCCCTCGCCCTCGACCACGAAGCGGAAGGCGTTCTGGGTGTGCCGGTGCTCGGGCGCCTCCTCGCCCGCGCCCAGATATTGGATGGCGGCCCACAGGGTCGGGGTGGCGAACGGGCGCCCGCCGAGGCCCGGGTTGGCGAGCGCGATCGCCCGCCGCTCGCCGCCCCGCCCGACCGGGACGAGATCGCCGGCCTGCCGGGCGAGTGCGTAGAGCGCCGACCACGTCCAGCGGTGCGGCAACGCGCGGGAGACGGGGGCGGCGGGCATCAGCTCGCCGATCTCCGCCCACAGCGGCACGAGCAGCTCCTGCTCGAACCCGCGATAGAGGGCGAGCAGCTGCTCGCTCGGGGCCGGCTGGTCGGGCGCATCCGTCATCTCGATGCGGACACCACCGATGGTGTCGGTCATGCGATCACTCCTGGTCTGGCTGGCCTGCATGGCCTGCCTGGTCTGCATGGTCAGAAGATGGTTGGAAATCAGTGGGCGACAACGGAGTCCAGCTGTTTGCGCGGCGCCGATGCCGCTCGCACGGTGCGCGTGGTCACCGCCAGCAGCGCCGCCGCCAGTGCGGAGGCAGCGGCGAACATCGCGATGTTGCCGCCGACCCCGTAGCCGCCGTCGATCAGCCAGCCGCCGGCCTGTGGCGCGACGATCGCCCCCACGCGCCCCGCGCCGAGCGCGAAGCCGAGCGCCGTGCCCCGGGCCACCGCCGGATAGCGGTTGGTGATCGCGGCGATGATGAGGCACTGCGTGCCGTGGGTGCCGATGCCGGCGATCACCAGCGCGGCATAGACCGGCACGGCGCTGGACGGGTAGGTGAGCAGGAAGGCCAGACCGGCCGCGGCCGCCAACGCGGCAACCGCCGCGCTGCGCAGGGGTCCGAAGCGGTCGCCCGCCCACGCGGTGAGGGCGGACCCGGCGACGGCCCCCAGGTTGAGAGCGAGCAGGAAGGTCAGCGGGTCGCCCAGGTCGAATCTGCCGTCCGGTCCCATGAGCTTGGGCAGCCAGGTGCCGAGGCCATACCACGCGAAAAGCGTTGCGATCGTTGCGCATGCGAACAGCACGGACGCAACGAGATAGGGCGGTCGCAGCACCGCGCTGAGCGGTGCGACGTGTCCGGTGCCGACCGGGTCGGCCTCGCCGGTCAAGCCGAACTCCTGCTCGATGCGGTGGGCCTGCTCCGGCCGGCCGTGCACCCGCAACCACGCGGGCGACTCCGGCAGGAGCACCGCAGCGGCCGGCAGCAGCACGACCAGCGCGAGTGCGGCGACGGCATACATGCCGCGCCACTCGATTGTCGGCATCGCCCACAGCCCGAGCAGCGCGGCGATCGAGCCACCGATCGGCACACCGGACATCATCGCGGTGGCGATGAGCGCGCGCCTGCCCTTGCCGACGAATTCGGCGGTGAGCGCGTTGGCGGTGGGCACCAGGCCGCCCAGGCCGATGCCCGCCACGAAGCGCAGGATCCCGAACGACGTCGGGCCGCCGGCGAAGGCGCACAGGGTCGTGAAGACCGAGAACCACGCGGTGCAGGCGAGGATCATCCGGCGGCGGCCGAGCCGGTCGGCGAGCACCCCGGCGCCGAGTGCGCCGACCAGCATGCCGGCGAAGGCCAGGCTGCCGATCGTGCCCGCCTGGCCGGCGGTCAGCCCCCAGCCGGGCTCGGCCAGGAGCTTCGGGATCGTCGTCCCGTAGACGATGAGGTCGTAGCCGTCGAAGACGACGATCGACCAGCACAACACCGCGACGAGCAGTGTGGACCGGCGCTTGCCGGAGGTGACCTGTGTCATAGCGATCGATGATTCAATGTGTTCCTCATCAAAGAACAGGACTTTCTGCCATGAAGAATCCACCGAGTTACGCGATCGCCAGCGTGGACCACGCGCTGCGACTGGCGGTGATGTTGCAGGTGGAGGGCCCGCTCGGCGTCAGCGACGCCGCGGAACGTCTCGGGGTCGCTCGCTCCACCGCGCACCGGTTGCTCTCGATGCTCGCCTACCGGGACTTCGCCGTGCAGCGCTCCGACCGTCGGTATGCCGTGGGACCCGTGCTGGCAGTGGGTCATTCGTCGGATCGCTCGCGCACCGCGCACCTTCGCGCGGCCGCGATGCCCTGGCTCGCGGCGCTGATGGAGGAGGTGCAGGAGTCGGCGAACGTCCAGGTCCTCACCGGGGAGCACTGCCGCTTCGTGGGCGCCGTCGAGTGCCGCCAGGCGCTGCGCGTGGGGGATCGGGAGGGCATGGCCTTCCCGGCGCACAAGGTGTCGGGCGGGAAGGTGCTGCTCGCCGAACTCTCGACCGCCGAGCTGAGCGCTCTCTACAGCGCCGAGCGCTTCGCCGACCGTCCGGAGGAACTGCCCAATGTGGCGAGCCTGCGGCAGGAGCTGTCGTGGGTCCGGCGGCGCGGCTACGCGATCAACATCGAGGGTGCGGAGAAGGGCGTGGTCGGGATCGGCCGGCCGTTGCGGCTCGGTGCCGAGCGCGCGGAGGCGGCGGTCTGCGTGTCGTTGCCGACCGTGCGATTCGACGATGAGCGGGTGCGGGTCATCCTGGGCGCGCTGACCCGCGCCGCTGTCGGCATCGAGGCCGACTTCGTCGCCCAGCGGCCCGGCGGGCTCAGCGCGCCGGCGGACGCATGACGAACATCGGTGTCCGGCTGCGATATTCGGCATAGCCCGGGCGGTCAGCCATCGCCTTCTCGAGCAACCGGGCACCGCTGCCCCAGACCAGCAGGCCCACCATGATCGCCGGTGACAAGACCGTCGCGACGCCGGGCCAGGCGGCGCACGCCACGAGGTAGACGCCCACCCAGAAGCACGCGTCGCCGAAGTAGTTGGGATGGCGCGACCACGCCCACAGGCCGGTGTCCAGGATCGGCGGGCGAGGTTGCTGCTGCTTGTAGTTGGTCAGTTGCGCGTCGGCGACGGCCTCGATGACCAGCCCGGCGACCGCGACCACCACGCCCAGCACGGCGAGGACGACGAGCGCGCCGCCCGGGTCGGACGTGACCGCCACGACCTGGATCGGCGCCGAGACGATCCACTGGATCAGGCCCTGCAGACCGAACACCCGCAGTGCAGTCGCAAGGGTCGAACGCCCTTGCGTCATACGCACATAACGCGGGTCGTCGTCGTGCGGCCGGCTCCGCCGCCCGATGTGTATGGCGAGGCGTGCGGCCCAGGCGGTCACCAACACCGCGAGCGCGACGCGCCGCCATACGCCGCCGTGGCCGGTCGCCAGGCCGAGCAGTGCCACGGCCGCGATGCCCGGACCCCAGACCACGTCGGCCACGTCCCAGCGGCCGGCCCGTCGTGACCACCAGAATGCGGCCGCCTGGATGAGCGCCACGAGGACGGCGCTGGCCAGTGCCATCCAGAGGAGGTCAGGCACGCGGATCGCTCCAGGACGCCGGGCGCACGGCGGGCAGTCGCGAGGGTCCGGTGCGGCGCCGCACGGCGAGGATCTGGTCGACACCCATCCGGCCCTGCTCGAAGGCGAGCAGGCCACCGGCGAGATAGAGCTCCCAGACCCGGATCACCTCCGGATCGACGAGTTGTTCGATTTGCGAGCGGTTTTGGTCGAATCGGCGCTGCCACGACCGCACCGTCCACGCATAGTGTTCGCGCATCGCGTGCACGTCGCGCACCTCCAGCCCGGCAGCCTCCAGAAGTTCGATCGTGTCACCGACCGGCCGCATCGTCATGTCGGGTGCGATGAACGCCTCGATGAAGGGACCGCCGCCCGGGTGCCGTCCGCGCCGGCTCATCTGCTGCACGAGGATGCGCGCGTCGTCGTGCGCGGCATCGTGCAGGACCTTCGCGTAGGTCGGGTAACCCTTGTCACCGGCGTGCTCGCCCATCTCCAGCGATGCGACGGCGTCGTAGCGACCCTGCACGTCGCGGTAGTCGCGCAGCTCGATCGTCACCCGGTCCTGCAGGCCGCGATCGTGAATGCGCTTGTCGATGAACGCTTTCTGCTCCTCGGCGATGGTCACCCCGGTGACCTTGGCGCCGTAACGCTCGGCCGCGTGGAGCGAGAGCGATCCCCATCCGCAGCCGACGTCGAGCATCGTCATGCCGGGTCGCTGGTCGAGGCCGATCTTGCGGCAGACCAGGTCGAGTTTGTCGGCCTGCGCCGCCTCGAGCGGGTAGGCGTCGGTCTCGGCTCCGTCGATGTCGCCCTCGGTGACGTAGGCGCAGGAGTAGGCCATGTGCTGATCGAGGATCATCTCGTAGAACCGGCTGTCGACGTCGTAGTGGTGGTGGATCACGTCACGGTCGCGGGTGCGGGAGTGCAGCCGGCCGCGCACCGCGATCTGGGTCTTCGGTGCGGTCAGGGGAGCACCGACGGCACCGGTGGTGAAGGCGGCCCGGAGCGCGCGGGGCAGCCGGGCGAGCAGTGTGCCCCGGTCCTTGAGGTCGCGGTCGGCGACGGTGCCCCACGCGTGCCGCAGCGCGTCGGCGACGTTGCCGTCGACCTCCAGGTCTCCGGCGACATAGGCCTGTGCGGCGCCGAGTTCGCCCGGGTGCCAGAGCAATCGGCGCAACGCATCGGGACTGTTGAGCCGCACGTGCGGCCCGTCGGCCGCGCCCGCGGTGCTGCCGTCCCAGGCGGTCAGCCGCACCGGGAGGTCACCGCCGACGACCGGGCGCAGCGCCTCGGCCAGGGTGCCGGCGACGTCGGCCGGCCTCGCGCTCACGCCTCGCCACCTTCGCGCACGAACGTCAGCTGGTGCACATCGAGGTAGCCGGCCCGGAAGCCTCCCTCGGAGTAGCGCAGGTAGAAGTCCCACATCCGCCGGAAGGTGTTGTCGAAGCCCAGCTCGGCCAGCTCGTCCGCCCGCGCGTCGAAGCGCTGTGCCCACAGGTCGAGGGTGCGCGCGTAGGAGTCACCCATGGCCAGGTCGTCCACGATGCGCAGCCCGGCCCGGCCCGCGCTGGCCTCGATGAGCTCCATCGAGGGCAGTGCTCCGCCGGGGAAGATGTACTTGTGGATCCAGGTGTAGGTGTTGCGGGTCTGCAGCACCCGGTGGTGTGGCATCACGATCGCCTGGACCGCGGCGCGCCCGCCCGGCCGCAGCACCGCCGCGATGCGGTCGAAGTAGGAGTCGAGGAAGTCCAGACCGACCGCCTCGATCATCTCCACCGAGACGACCGCGTCGAACGTCCCGGTCACGTCGCGGTAGTCGCTGAGGCTCACGTGCGCGCGGTCGCCCAGGCCCGTGCGTTCGAGGAGGTCGTTGGCCCATCGCTGCTGCTCGGTGGACAGCGTGATGCTGTCCACGATGGCGCCGCGCTGTGCGGCGCGCAAGGCCAAACCGCCCCAGCCAGAACCGATTTCGAGCAGGCGGCTGCCCGTGCCGACGCCGGCCTGGTCGAGCAGCCGGTCGATCTTGCGGCGCTGTGCCGTCGTGAGGTGGTCGCTGGTGTCGAAGAGCGCCGACGAGTAGGTCATCGTCTCGTCGAGGAAGGTCGCGAACATCTCGTTGGACAGGTCGTAGTGCCGCTCGACGTTGGTGCGCGATTGCTCCGGCACCGGCCGGTCGCCGGCCGGTTGCCGCTTGAGCACCGCGGTCCGGAAGGCCCGCAGAGGCGCCGGCACGAGTTGCTCCACGCTCGAGGCGAACTGGGCGATGAGTCCGGCCAGGTCGTCGCTGTCCCATTCGCCCGCGAGGTAGGACTCGCCGAAACCGATCAGGCCGCCGCTGCCGATCCGCCGGGCCAGCGCGGACGGCTCGTGGACGTACATCGTGGGAGCTGCTCCACTGCGGTCACCGCCGAGGACGGTGCCGTCGGGCATCATGACCCGAATCCCCAACCGGGAGACGGCATGCCGGAAGATGCGCTCGGCGACGACGGTCGCGACGTCGGCGCGCACGCCTCGCGGGATGCGGGCCACGTCGGGCCAGCGCACCGGGTCGACGAGTGATGACGGTGGGTTGAGCGCGGTGCTCATGACACCTCCTGGAGGTGGTCGGGTCGGGGTTGGACGGGAAGTCGTTTTGTCCAGAGGCGGATGCCCTGCAGGCGGATCCGGGCCGTGACGAGCTGGGACGCGAACGGCTGGTGGGCGAGCAGCCGCAGCCGGCCGGCGAGAGTGTGGGGCAGGACGCCCTGCCAGGTCGCGACGAACGGCCGCTGGCCGGGACGGTGCAGGGTGATGCGGACGTCGAAACCCTGCGGTCCGGGCGGTGGCACGCTCATCGTGTAGTCACCGGTGGTGTCGTTGAACGGCGAGACGTAGAGCCGCTTTTCGGTCCGGGCGACGTCCCGGTCGTCGGGACTGACGACATACGCATGACGCTGGCCGTAGGTGTTGCGCACCTCGGCGATCACCGTCACCAGGGATCCGTCCGGTGCGGTGCACCAGTA is a genomic window containing:
- a CDS encoding DUF1365 domain-containing protein, encoding MSTAYLATVRHTRTSPVRHDFTYRTCTWAVSLDDDPNAGLRWWQRPFVRFRAADHLGDGDDWRANLVAFGRERGLDLSACSITALSGAATLGYAFDPLTLYWCTAPDGSLVTVIAEVRNTYGQRHAYVVSPDDRDVARTEKRLYVSPFNDTTGDYTMSVPPPGPQGFDVRITLHRPGQRPFVATWQGVLPHTLAGRLRLLAHQPFASQLVTARIRLQGIRLWTKRLPVQPRPDHLQEVS
- a CDS encoding SAM-dependent methyltransferase; the encoded protein is MSTALNPPSSLVDPVRWPDVARIPRGVRADVATVVAERIFRHAVSRLGIRVMMPDGTVLGGDRSGAAPTMYVHEPSALARRIGSGGLIGFGESYLAGEWDSDDLAGLIAQFASSVEQLVPAPLRAFRTAVLKRQPAGDRPVPEQSRTNVERHYDLSNEMFATFLDETMTYSSALFDTSDHLTTAQRRKIDRLLDQAGVGTGSRLLEIGSGWGGLALRAAQRGAIVDSITLSTEQQRWANDLLERTGLGDRAHVSLSDYRDVTGTFDAVVSVEMIEAVGLDFLDSYFDRIAAVLRPGGRAAVQAIVMPHHRVLQTRNTYTWIHKYIFPGGALPSMELIEASAGRAGLRIVDDLAMGDSYARTLDLWAQRFDARADELAELGFDNTFRRMWDFYLRYSEGGFRAGYLDVHQLTFVREGGEA